A single window of Phycisphaeraceae bacterium DNA harbors:
- a CDS encoding tRNA pseudouridine synthase A has protein sequence MSHPNDQHEPADSGADPASIHSAPGEAAATSTPTRYRLRVAYEGTEFCGWQRQAVANPHHPHARVDEPSESGGTDDAGPDLAPPTTGESEPAKPELRTVQGVLQRAVREVVREPVVILGSSRTDSGVHARGQVAAFTAGLTGERGRGWPADRGTEPLVRAINSRLPPDVVVVGADIVPAGFDPIGDCTAKGYTYSMLVSPNRPLWERRWVHHVWAPLDVGRMQEAAAVLVGEHDFAGFAAAGHGRKTTVRRVFDCSVRETPSPLQAPGEQRVVISISGSGFLWNMVRIIAGTLHEVGRGKVDVAQVREALATGDRRKAGPTLPACGLCLEWVKYE, from the coding sequence GTGAGCCACCCGAACGATCAGCACGAGCCTGCCGACTCGGGAGCGGATCCCGCCTCGATCCACTCCGCGCCCGGCGAGGCGGCGGCCACATCCACGCCGACCCGGTACCGGCTGCGGGTGGCCTACGAGGGGACCGAGTTCTGCGGCTGGCAGCGGCAGGCCGTGGCCAACCCGCATCACCCGCACGCGCGGGTCGATGAGCCTTCGGAGTCCGGCGGGACCGACGATGCCGGGCCTGATCTGGCCCCGCCAACAACCGGCGAGAGCGAACCGGCGAAACCGGAACTCAGGACCGTGCAGGGCGTCCTCCAGCGGGCGGTCCGCGAGGTGGTCCGCGAGCCTGTGGTCATCCTCGGATCGAGCCGGACCGACTCGGGCGTCCACGCCCGCGGGCAGGTCGCGGCGTTTACGGCGGGGCTGACCGGGGAACGCGGGCGCGGCTGGCCGGCCGATCGAGGCACGGAGCCGCTGGTGCGGGCGATCAACTCGAGGCTGCCGCCGGATGTCGTCGTCGTTGGGGCGGACATCGTGCCCGCGGGCTTCGATCCGATCGGGGACTGCACCGCGAAGGGGTACACCTACTCGATGCTGGTTTCGCCGAACCGTCCGCTGTGGGAGCGGCGGTGGGTGCACCACGTCTGGGCGCCGCTGGATGTCGGGCGGATGCAGGAGGCCGCCGCGGTGCTCGTGGGCGAGCACGACTTTGCTGGCTTCGCCGCGGCGGGCCACGGGCGCAAGACAACGGTGCGGCGGGTCTTCGACTGCTCTGTCCGGGAGACTCCTTCGCCGCTGCAGGCGCCGGGGGAGCAGCGGGTGGTGATCTCCATCAGTGGCAGCGGGTTCCTGTGGAACATGGTCAGGATCATCGCGGGGACGCTGCACGAGGTTGGACGGGGGAAGGTGGATGTGGCGCAGGTGCGCGAAGCGCTCGCCACCGGCGACCGGCGCAAGGCTGGGCCGACGCTGCCGGCGTGCGGGCTGTGCCTGGAGTGGGTGAAGTATGAGTAG
- a CDS encoding glycosyltransferase, translating to MRILHISTRLILGGSQENTVLSCEGQARLGHEVHLAFGPIYGPEGSLLARVEGFNARCTHGAERTCFGEACRPIGIHVVSHLEREIRPRADLACHGELKRLVTSLGPDVVHTHSSKAGILGRLSAWSVMKSSGAGKPLVVHTIHGPPFHRYQSAMKNAIYIAAERWAARRCHVIVSVADAMTDQFRAAKIGRDGQYVTVYSGMEVEKYLDAAPGEDRESMRRELGLHPADLVLGTVARLAELKGHDDLLEALGEKLKQNPRWKLLWVGNGWWRDRLLSRARGMGLGVVERDRGQTGPGQVIVTGLVPSERVPAMMRAMDVLVHPSYREGLPRTVPQGLLCGVPVVAYDVDGTGEICRDDETGLLVDCGDIEGLELAIDWMAEHPDERAALAARGREECRVKFSAATMVDDLELVYRAGLEGRSAADAVKGGAG from the coding sequence GTGCGAATCCTCCACATCTCAACCCGGCTCATCCTCGGCGGTTCGCAGGAGAACACCGTCCTGTCGTGCGAGGGGCAGGCCCGTCTTGGGCACGAGGTGCACTTGGCGTTCGGCCCGATCTACGGGCCCGAGGGGTCGTTGCTGGCAAGGGTCGAGGGCTTCAACGCCCGCTGCACGCACGGGGCCGAGCGGACGTGCTTCGGCGAAGCATGCCGGCCGATCGGGATCCACGTCGTTTCGCACCTTGAGCGCGAGATCCGGCCGCGGGCCGACCTCGCGTGCCACGGGGAACTCAAGCGGCTGGTCACGAGTCTTGGCCCTGATGTCGTGCACACGCACTCGAGCAAGGCCGGGATCCTCGGGCGGCTGTCTGCGTGGTCGGTGATGAAGTCCTCGGGCGCCGGGAAGCCGCTGGTCGTGCACACGATCCACGGGCCGCCGTTCCATCGCTATCAGTCGGCGATGAAGAACGCGATCTACATCGCGGCGGAGCGCTGGGCAGCGAGGCGGTGCCACGTGATCGTGAGCGTGGCGGACGCCATGACGGACCAGTTCCGAGCCGCGAAGATCGGTCGCGACGGGCAGTACGTCACGGTCTACTCAGGCATGGAGGTCGAGAAGTACCTCGACGCTGCGCCCGGGGAGGACCGCGAGTCGATGCGCCGCGAACTCGGGCTGCACCCGGCGGATCTCGTGCTGGGCACCGTGGCCCGCCTGGCCGAACTCAAGGGGCACGACGACCTGCTCGAGGCCCTCGGCGAGAAGCTCAAGCAGAACCCACGTTGGAAACTGCTGTGGGTGGGCAACGGATGGTGGCGCGACCGGCTGCTGAGCCGGGCCCGCGGTATGGGACTGGGAGTCGTCGAGCGCGACCGAGGACAGACCGGGCCGGGGCAGGTGATCGTCACGGGCCTGGTCCCCAGCGAGCGGGTCCCGGCGATGATGCGGGCGATGGATGTGCTGGTGCACCCGAGTTATCGCGAGGGCCTGCCGCGGACCGTGCCGCAGGGGCTGCTGTGCGGCGTGCCGGTGGTCGCGTACGACGTCGACGGCACGGGCGAGATCTGCCGCGACGACGAGACCGGGCTGCTGGTGGATTGCGGAGACATCGAGGGGCTGGAACTCGCGATCGACTGGATGGCCGAGCATCCGGACGAACGCGCCGCGCTCGCGGCCCGCGGGCGGGAAGAATGCCGGGTGAAGTTCTCTGCTGCGACCATGGTGGACGATCTGGAACTGGTCTATCGCGCGGGCCTCGAGGGGCGATCCGCGGCGGACGCGGTGAAGGGCGGCGCCGGATGA
- the trpS gene encoding tryptophan--tRNA ligase — protein sequence MAQTKPRILTGDTPTHTGLHLGHWVGSLENRVRLQDEYDCYFLLANMHAFTTLADKPADIRANTIGIVKDWLAAGIDPERSTIVLQTEVPAIAELSWFFAMLLPFNKVMRNPTLKTEIETKGLGDSYSFGFPMYAVGQCADILAFRPELVPVGEDQEAHIEMCRDVAGKFNQMYCGVGNRVPPEEHVKAGGVFPIPRAKIGRVARLVGTDGVNKMSKSLGNAIFLTDSPKEIQKKINRITTGRQSPTEPGKPDNVLMQYVDAFIPADRAAEIKRRYTTGDNIGDGHVKAELGEAIAALIEPMRERRAKLDEPGGDDIALDVIRTGTARANRVAEETLYMAKQAMKLDFGSRSLRAGG from the coding sequence ATGGCCCAGACCAAGCCCCGCATCCTCACCGGCGACACGCCCACCCACACCGGCCTGCACCTGGGCCACTGGGTCGGCTCGCTGGAGAACCGCGTCCGCCTGCAGGACGAGTACGACTGCTACTTCCTGCTGGCGAACATGCACGCGTTCACCACGCTGGCGGACAAGCCGGCTGACATCCGCGCCAACACCATCGGCATCGTGAAGGACTGGCTCGCCGCGGGCATTGATCCCGAACGGTCGACGATCGTGCTGCAGACGGAGGTGCCGGCGATCGCCGAGCTGTCGTGGTTCTTCGCGATGCTGCTGCCGTTCAACAAGGTGATGCGCAACCCGACGCTCAAGACCGAGATCGAGACCAAGGGGCTCGGGGACTCCTATTCGTTCGGGTTCCCGATGTACGCGGTGGGCCAGTGCGCCGACATCCTGGCATTCCGCCCGGAGCTGGTCCCGGTGGGCGAGGACCAGGAGGCGCACATCGAGATGTGCCGCGATGTCGCGGGGAAGTTCAACCAGATGTACTGCGGCGTGGGCAACCGAGTGCCGCCCGAGGAGCACGTCAAGGCCGGCGGGGTCTTCCCGATCCCGCGGGCCAAGATCGGCAGGGTGGCCCGGCTGGTCGGCACCGACGGCGTCAACAAGATGTCCAAGAGCCTGGGCAACGCGATCTTCCTGACGGACTCGCCGAAGGAGATCCAGAAGAAGATCAACCGGATCACCACCGGCCGTCAATCCCCGACCGAGCCGGGAAAGCCCGACAACGTGCTGATGCAGTACGTCGACGCCTTCATCCCCGCCGACCGGGCCGCGGAGATCAAGCGGCGCTACACCACCGGGGACAACATCGGCGATGGTCACGTCAAGGCCGAACTCGGCGAGGCGATCGCCGCGCTGATCGAGCCGATGCGCGAGCGCCGCGCGAAACTCGACGAACCCGGCGGCGACGACATCGCCCTTGATGTCATCCGCACGGGCACGGCGCGAGCGAACAGGGTCGCGGAAGAGACGCTGTACATGGCGAAGCAGGCGATGAAGCTCGACTTTGGCAGTCGTTCACTCCGCGCCGGCGGGTGA
- the ppdK gene encoding pyruvate, phosphate dikinase has product MATKTTKKKRPSPAAHVNGAAGGPLMRRKPGRMVYYFGKSRTEGDATMKLLLGGKGANLADMTSIGLPVPAGFTITTDTCAAYYKNGQRLPHGLMNEVHKNISMLEKETGKVFGTTDNPLLVSVRSGAAVSMPGMMDTILNLGLTDTSVDGLAKVTGNRRFAYDAYRRLINMFGDVVMGVDHHHFEQEFDRLKAKCKAIDDTDVPEEGIVELAARYKEVYRIQVGDEFPQNPFKQLELAIEAVFKSWNSDRAQSYRRIQGIGGLNGTAVNVQSMVFGNMGDDSGTGVAFTRNPSTGENKFYGEFLVNAQGEDVVAGIRTPRPVAEMPKWNKRVHDQLMQIKTKLEKHYREMQDIEFTIERGTLFMLQTRTGKRTGQAAVRIACDMVRERLIEEKQAVLRIPAGDLTQLLLPSFDTQKRAISTVLATGLPASPGAAVGKPAFTADEAVTRTRAGEKVILVRKETSPEDVEGMHSAVGILTSTGGMTSHAAVVARGWGKCCVVGAAAMHIDAKSGTFTVNGKTITRDDMISLDGTTGQVISGAIPTVEPKLSGDFSTVMRWADKYRTLGVRTNADTPKDAQRARDFGAEGIGLCRTEHMFFEGPRILAMREMILAESREQREKALAKLLPYQRDDFVGILSAMKGLPVTIRLLDPPLHEFLPHDEPGQQAIAKSLGLTLDKVRRRVAMLHEANPMLGHRGCRLAVTYPEILVMQVTAIVEATIECLRSNIKAQPEIMIPLVGTQRELAYLRTLTEETIQKVRAEQDFAKRLDIKIGTMIEVPRAAVTADEIARSADFFSFGTNDLTQMTFGYSRDDINSFLPDYLSRELLDRDPFQALDQVGVGQLVRMGVEKGRETNDQLKIGICGEHGGDPSSVHFFHKVGMDYVSASPFRVPIARLAAAQAALMK; this is encoded by the coding sequence ATGGCGACAAAGACGACCAAGAAGAAGAGGCCTTCCCCTGCCGCACACGTCAACGGCGCCGCCGGCGGCCCGCTGATGCGCCGCAAGCCCGGGCGCATGGTCTACTACTTCGGCAAGAGCCGCACCGAGGGGGATGCGACGATGAAGCTCCTGCTCGGCGGCAAGGGGGCCAACCTCGCCGACATGACCTCGATCGGCCTGCCGGTCCCCGCCGGCTTCACCATCACCACCGACACCTGCGCGGCGTATTACAAGAACGGCCAGCGCCTGCCGCACGGCCTGATGAACGAGGTCCACAAGAACATCAGCATGCTGGAAAAGGAGACCGGCAAGGTCTTCGGCACCACCGACAACCCGCTGCTGGTCTCGGTCCGCTCGGGCGCGGCGGTCTCCATGCCGGGCATGATGGACACCATCTTGAACCTGGGCCTGACCGACACCTCCGTCGACGGCCTGGCGAAGGTGACCGGCAACCGGCGCTTCGCGTACGACGCCTACCGGCGGCTGATCAACATGTTCGGCGACGTGGTCATGGGCGTCGACCACCACCACTTCGAGCAGGAGTTCGACCGGCTCAAGGCCAAGTGCAAGGCCATCGACGACACCGACGTGCCCGAGGAGGGGATCGTCGAGCTCGCGGCGAGGTACAAGGAGGTCTACCGCATCCAGGTCGGCGACGAGTTCCCGCAGAACCCGTTCAAGCAGCTGGAGCTGGCGATCGAGGCGGTCTTCAAGTCGTGGAACTCCGACCGGGCCCAGTCCTACCGGCGCATCCAGGGGATCGGCGGGCTCAACGGCACCGCCGTCAACGTCCAGTCGATGGTCTTCGGCAACATGGGCGACGACTCGGGCACCGGCGTCGCCTTCACGCGCAACCCCTCGACGGGCGAGAACAAGTTCTACGGTGAGTTCCTCGTCAACGCCCAGGGCGAGGACGTGGTCGCCGGCATCCGCACGCCCCGGCCCGTCGCCGAGATGCCCAAGTGGAACAAGCGCGTCCACGACCAGCTGATGCAGATCAAGACCAAGCTGGAGAAGCACTACCGCGAGATGCAGGACATCGAGTTCACCATCGAGCGCGGCACGCTGTTCATGCTCCAGACCCGCACCGGCAAGCGCACCGGCCAGGCCGCCGTCCGCATCGCCTGCGACATGGTCCGCGAGCGGCTGATCGAGGAGAAGCAGGCCGTGCTGCGGATCCCCGCCGGGGACCTGACGCAGCTGCTGCTCCCCTCCTTCGACACGCAGAAGCGGGCGATCTCCACGGTGCTCGCCACCGGCCTGCCCGCCTCCCCCGGGGCGGCCGTCGGCAAGCCGGCGTTCACCGCCGACGAGGCCGTCACCCGCACCCGGGCCGGCGAGAAGGTCATCCTCGTCCGCAAGGAGACCAGCCCCGAGGACGTCGAGGGGATGCACTCGGCCGTGGGCATCCTCACCTCCACCGGCGGCATGACCAGCCACGCGGCGGTCGTGGCCCGCGGCTGGGGCAAGTGCTGCGTCGTCGGCGCCGCCGCGATGCACATCGACGCCAAGTCCGGCACCTTCACCGTCAACGGGAAGACGATCACGCGCGACGACATGATCTCGCTCGACGGCACCACCGGCCAGGTCATCTCCGGCGCGATCCCGACGGTCGAACCCAAGCTCTCGGGCGACTTCTCGACGGTCATGCGCTGGGCCGACAAGTACCGCACCCTGGGCGTCCGCACCAACGCGGACACCCCCAAGGACGCCCAGCGGGCCCGCGACTTCGGCGCCGAGGGGATCGGCCTGTGCCGCACCGAGCACATGTTCTTCGAGGGCCCGCGCATCCTCGCGATGCGCGAGATGATCCTCGCCGAGAGCAGGGAGCAGCGCGAGAAGGCCCTGGCGAAGCTCCTCCCCTACCAGCGGGACGACTTCGTCGGCATCCTAAGCGCGATGAAGGGCCTGCCGGTCACCATCCGCCTGCTCGACCCGCCGCTGCACGAGTTCCTCCCGCACGATGAGCCCGGCCAGCAGGCCATCGCCAAGAGCCTGGGGCTCACGCTCGACAAGGTCCGTCGGCGCGTCGCCATGCTGCACGAGGCCAACCCGATGCTCGGGCACCGCGGCTGCCGCCTTGCCGTCACGTACCCCGAGATCCTCGTGATGCAGGTCACCGCGATCGTCGAGGCGACGATCGAGTGCCTCCGCTCCAACATCAAGGCTCAGCCGGAGATCATGATCCCGCTCGTGGGCACGCAGAGGGAACTGGCCTACCTCCGCACGCTCACCGAGGAGACCATCCAGAAGGTCCGCGCCGAGCAGGACTTCGCCAAGCGGCTGGACATCAAGATCGGAACGATGATCGAGGTGCCCCGCGCCGCCGTCACCGCCGACGAGATCGCCCGGTCCGCCGACTTCTTCTCCTTCGGCACCAACGACCTCACGCAGATGACCTTCGGCTACTCCCGCGACGACATCAACTCGTTCCTCCCCGACTACCTCTCGCGCGAGCTGCTCGACCGCGACCCCTTCCAGGCCCTCGACCAGGTCGGCGTGGGCCAGCTCGTCCGCATGGGCGTCGAGAAGGGACGCGAGACCAACGACCAGCTCAAGATCGGCATCTGCGGCGAGCACGGCGGCGACCCGTCCAGCGTCCACTTCTTCCACAAGGTGGGGATGGACTACGTCTCGGCCTCGCCCTTCCGCGTGCCGATCGCCCGGCTCGCGGCGGCGCAGGCGGCGCTGATGAAGTAG
- a CDS encoding anthranilate synthase component I family protein — MIEPLDWSLDPGEALARWPLDRPVAVLWSGDEAAGSASKWGGWGSGPAGPGDRARGGWTILSPPSPLSQSLTVPPLGLSHSRSTTVPQPLQDLRAAWDSTVRVADGDEMGPDAPPFVGGWIGWLGYEFGELLEPAVAAGGAPMRANDRGWPLAQWYRCPAAYLYNHRTGRWCAAGEPAAIAALPRIGGSALPAPAPRGWRLGEIDAPPGAGTGGRGGRGGRYADDVARIVEYIRAGDIYQANLTHRLSAAFDGSARALFLALAAAARPRYGAYIEPPGRGPAEHRRIIASISPELFLDVGADGRVVTRPIKGTRPAGTEPAVLAASAKDQAELNMIIDLMRNDLGRVCRFGSILVDEARTIETHGGVGGSGRGGMGGVHHGVATVSGELRAGAGLADLLGAAFPAGSITGAPKIRAMQIIRDLEPVARGPYCGAIGYVSDGGGAAMNVAIRTAVITGNPAPGDAQDAIRGGVLDYGVGAGIVVQSDPRSEWEETLAKAGVIRRFAGREGGPGVPT; from the coding sequence TTGATCGAGCCCCTTGATTGGAGCCTGGACCCCGGTGAGGCCCTCGCCCGCTGGCCCCTCGACCGGCCGGTCGCGGTGCTGTGGTCCGGCGATGAGGCCGCGGGAAGTGCCTCGAAGTGGGGGGGGTGGGGGAGCGGTCCGGCGGGGCCCGGCGATCGGGCCCGCGGCGGGTGGACCATCCTCTCCCCCCCCTCCCCCCTCTCCCAGTCCCTCACCGTCCCTCCGCTGGGCCTGTCCCACTCGCGCTCAACAACCGTTCCCCAGCCGCTGCAGGATCTGCGGGCCGCGTGGGACTCCACCGTGCGCGTTGCGGACGGCGATGAGATGGGTCCCGATGCCCCTCCGTTCGTGGGGGGGTGGATCGGCTGGCTGGGGTACGAGTTCGGTGAACTGCTGGAGCCGGCGGTCGCGGCCGGCGGAGCCCCGATGCGGGCGAACGACCGCGGCTGGCCCCTCGCCCAGTGGTACCGCTGCCCCGCCGCGTACCTCTACAACCACCGCACCGGCCGCTGGTGCGCTGCGGGCGAGCCCGCCGCGATCGCCGCGCTGCCGCGGATCGGCGGATCCGCGCTCCCCGCGCCCGCGCCCCGCGGCTGGCGGCTTGGCGAGATCGATGCGCCCCCCGGGGCGGGGACGGGGGGAAGGGGAGGGAGGGGGGGGCGCTATGCGGATGATGTCGCGCGGATCGTCGAGTACATCCGCGCAGGTGACATCTACCAAGCGAACCTCACGCACCGCCTCTCCGCGGCCTTCGACGGCTCGGCGCGGGCGCTGTTCCTCGCGCTAGCCGCCGCGGCCCGGCCGCGCTACGGCGCGTACATCGAGCCGCCCGGCCGGGGGCCCGCCGAGCATCGCCGCATCATCGCATCGATCAGCCCGGAGCTGTTCCTCGATGTCGGGGCCGATGGGCGCGTGGTGACCCGGCCGATCAAGGGGACCCGTCCGGCGGGGACCGAACCCGCGGTCCTCGCGGCGAGCGCCAAGGACCAGGCGGAACTCAACATGATCATCGACCTGATGCGCAACGACCTCGGCCGCGTCTGCCGCTTCGGGAGCATCCTGGTCGACGAGGCGCGCACCATTGAAACGCACGGTGGCGTTGGTGGTAGTGGTCGCGGGGGAATGGGGGGGGTGCATCATGGGGTGGCGACGGTGTCGGGGGAGCTCCGCGCGGGTGCGGGGCTCGCGGACCTGCTCGGTGCGGCGTTCCCTGCGGGATCGATCACCGGCGCGCCGAAGATCCGCGCGATGCAGATCATCCGCGATCTGGAGCCGGTCGCTCGGGGGCCGTACTGCGGCGCGATCGGGTACGTGAGCGACGGCGGCGGCGCGGCGATGAATGTCGCGATCCGTACGGCGGTCATCACGGGAAATCCGGCCCCTGGCGACGCGCAGGACGCGATCCGCGGCGGCGTGCTCGACTACGGCGTCGGCGCGGGTATCGTGGTACAGAGCGACCCGAGGAGCGAATGGGAAGAAACGCTGGCCAAGGCCGGTGTGATCCGCCGATTCGCAGGACGGGAGGGCGGGCCAGGGGTGCCGACATGA
- a CDS encoding NUDIX domain-containing protein produces the protein MSAETGYRPQPLGGVTVRTDIVDVYVFRAIATGDGRAPLVVESEETGEASQVHGVEFLQLHRIGDPLAGTWQPVMGHIEAGESAVQAAVREMEEELGLTAESGLVALWALEQVHPFYIAAIDSIVLSPRLVAQVSAAWTPRLNEEHSEFRWVSWSEVWRRFMWPGQIAACGEIVEHLLRPGSLAREALRISQIPPRPRAAPDAARTSGGGGNGVHPLTI, from the coding sequence ATGAGTGCTGAAACAGGCTACCGGCCGCAGCCCCTTGGGGGCGTGACGGTGCGCACAGATATCGTGGACGTGTATGTCTTCCGCGCGATCGCGACCGGCGACGGCCGGGCGCCGCTGGTGGTCGAGTCGGAAGAGACCGGCGAGGCGTCGCAGGTGCACGGGGTGGAGTTCCTCCAACTCCACCGCATCGGCGATCCGCTCGCCGGGACGTGGCAGCCGGTGATGGGCCACATCGAGGCGGGCGAGTCGGCAGTCCAGGCCGCCGTCCGCGAGATGGAAGAGGAACTGGGGCTGACCGCCGAGTCGGGCCTGGTCGCGCTGTGGGCCCTCGAGCAGGTGCACCCGTTCTACATCGCGGCGATCGATTCGATCGTGCTCAGCCCGAGGCTGGTGGCCCAGGTGAGTGCGGCGTGGACCCCGCGGCTCAACGAGGAGCACAGCGAGTTCCGGTGGGTCTCGTGGTCCGAGGTGTGGCGGCGGTTCATGTGGCCGGGACAGATCGCCGCGTGTGGCGAGATCGTCGAGCACCTGCTGCGGCCCGGTTCGCTGGCGCGCGAGGCGCTGCGGATCAGCCAGATCCCGCCCCGTCCCCGCGCGGCGCCGGATGCGGCTCGCACTTCAGGCGGCGGCGGGAACGGTGTTCATCCCTTGACCATCTGA
- a CDS encoding glycosyltransferase: MITYVIPTRDRSPRLCETLLAIDSLGPHAAEILVVDNASAVAAVAPPMPGSGVPVRVIRLDRNHGAAARNHAARAADPSSEWLVMLDDDSHPVDLGLLDAVASADSDVSAIGAEISLPSQGRREAGGLPEVFIGCGVAIRRSAFLDAGGYDAAFDYYAEEYDLAARLLLAGSRITLDRRFRVAHHKVSQGRSMGRILRRLVRNNAWVNQRYAPESLRWGAVRETLTRYGRIAAKEHAVPGYLLGAVEALATLHRQSRRPMPAAIYDRFTGLAAARAALYAAHSTEPFHTAAIVEPGKNAGIIALAAKELGIRLVNASEACEARIIGTLSPGPMLDAWDRLHRTAGPRLIAPWMLQPAETISDGQGMNTVPAAA, from the coding sequence ATGATCACCTATGTCATTCCAACCCGCGACAGGTCTCCGCGGCTGTGTGAAACGCTGCTCGCGATCGATTCGCTCGGGCCGCACGCTGCGGAGATCCTCGTGGTCGACAACGCGTCGGCCGTAGCGGCGGTCGCGCCGCCCATGCCCGGCAGCGGTGTTCCCGTTCGTGTGATACGTCTCGACCGCAACCACGGCGCCGCGGCGCGCAACCACGCCGCCCGCGCGGCGGATCCCTCGAGCGAGTGGCTCGTCATGCTCGACGATGACTCCCACCCGGTTGACCTGGGCCTGCTGGACGCGGTCGCCTCGGCGGACTCGGACGTCTCGGCCATCGGCGCGGAGATCTCGCTCCCTTCGCAGGGGCGGCGCGAAGCGGGCGGGCTGCCGGAGGTCTTCATCGGCTGCGGCGTGGCGATCCGCCGGAGCGCGTTCCTCGATGCCGGCGGGTACGACGCCGCGTTCGACTACTACGCCGAGGAGTACGACCTCGCCGCGAGGCTGCTGCTCGCCGGATCTCGCATCACGCTGGACCGGCGCTTCCGCGTGGCCCATCACAAGGTCTCGCAGGGCCGGAGCATGGGCCGCATCCTCCGCCGGCTCGTGCGCAACAACGCCTGGGTCAACCAGCGGTACGCCCCCGAATCGCTCCGGTGGGGGGCCGTGCGCGAGACCCTCACCCGCTACGGCCGGATCGCTGCAAAGGAGCACGCGGTGCCGGGCTACCTGCTCGGCGCGGTCGAAGCCCTGGCGACGCTGCACCGCCAATCGCGCCGCCCGATGCCCGCGGCGATCTACGACCGGTTTACCGGCCTCGCCGCGGCCCGTGCGGCGCTCTACGCCGCGCATTCCACGGAGCCGTTCCACACCGCAGCGATCGTCGAACCGGGCAAGAACGCCGGCATCATCGCGCTCGCGGCCAAGGAGTTGGGGATCCGTCTCGTCAATGCCTCGGAGGCCTGCGAAGCTCGCATCATCGGCACGCTCTCGCCGGGGCCGATGCTCGATGCCTGGGATCGCCTCCACCGGACGGCCGGCCCGCGCCTCATCGCCCCGTGGATGTTACAGCCCGCCGAGACCATCTCAGATGGTCAAGGGATGAACACCGTTCCCGCCGCCGCCTGA